From the Trifolium pratense cultivar HEN17-A07 linkage group LG4, ARS_RC_1.1, whole genome shotgun sequence genome, the window TTTAGGTTAATCCATAAATGTAGCAGTAGTAATTGTTGATTGATGTTGATATATAGTATATAGTGTTAAGGCAAATGAAGCTGTTTAACAATGATAATTACCAATTACACAGAGTTAGTAAATTGACCTTAGAAACTCTATCTTGAATGTGGTACAGTTTATGTATGAGTGTTTTATGAATGGGGTTTGTTCtggaaagaaagaagaaagaattagaagaaaaaggaaaagtagAGATCATGCGCAAGTCTTACAAAGATTCTCTCAAAACTCTTGAAGCTGACATCCATTTTGCCAATACACTGTAATTACTTAATCATTCTTCTcacgttttttatttttgagtatTGATTTTTGTGATTAATTTGGATACTACCTATATGTTGGTGTCATTTTAGTATGTTAGtatgatttttcattaatttcatCATTGCTAAAGATGATGATTCAAGAGACCAATGAATTGTCTACTTAAGGAACCAATTGGTTGGACATTTTAGTATGTTAGTAATGTCAGAGACTAGGATAATTAGTATCATCTTACTTCATCACAGACTAGCATTATTACCAGTATAACTGGCtaagttttttttctcttctcacttTTTTTTAGGCCTTGAGTTGTATTTATAAGATTTTTCCTTTACTAGTGATGTTTGATCTCGATTTGGTGATGTGCTTTCGatatcaaaattgtttttgAGGCTTACGTTTTGATGGTTTATACACATGTTTGCTCTAATGATAATAGACAGTGCTACTGCTCTCTATAGGACAGATTTTTCGGGAAGAGTGGAACTTTCAGCCCGTCAAATGCATTTAGCGAAGTTCCCGAGGAGCCTTCAGAAGTTAGCAGACGAGGTAAAAAGTCCCTGTCAGGCTTGTACTGCACAAATATCTTTATAGATTATAAACTAATTCATGATTCTTGCTTAGTATATGTTTGAGTTCTCTTAGTATATCTTTATAGCTAATTACTTGTTTGATTGTCTAAATGCAGTTCGGCGTGGCTGTTGTCTTAACAAATCAAGTAGTTTCACAGGTAGATGGTTCTGCAATGTTTGCTAGACCCCAAGTCAAGCCTATTGGAGGCAATATTATGGCTCATGCAACCACAACAAGGTTAGCTCTCAGGAAAGGAAGAGGGGAAGAGCGAATCTGTAAAGTGATTAGTTCTCCTTGTTTGGCTGAAGCCGAAGCAAGGTTTCAGATTTTAGGTGAAGGTGTTTCAGATGTTAAAGACTGACCAATTCGAGCATTGTCTGAAacgttgaatttttttttttatttgtgtccTTTAGCTAGCTGTAAAAGATTATTTGAAACTATCTATTGTGTAATTTTGCAATAATGTTCAGTTTTGTTGGCCCCTATTTTCTTACCACTGTTCTTTTGGAATTCTCTTTGCATTTTGCGATAGCGATAATTGTTGCAGTATTGTAGCCAAGATAGATTGTTTAAGAAGAGACCCActagccattcaaaaaaaaaaacccacttATTGAACTTTTTGCAGACTACTACTTATGATATCTTTGAAGAGTCTTGGTTTTTCTTCTTCAGCTCAAGTCAAACTGTATAGATCATACTGGTTCAATAAGATAGGGGTGATGGTAGTGCTTGGTTATTGATCACATTTGTTCTATAGTTTAAGGCGAAAATGGAAATGCATTTGTGAATAAGTGTGTACTATAGGTTGTGAATAATGGTTTGAATATTCAGgatttaaaaaatctattttactctcatagtcaatattaatgaGTTCacaacactgaaaccatttaacaagactaatggtttcagtgtataacatgttgaaaccattttacaagagtaatggtttcagtgtacaatttttattcaaagccatttaacaataataatgttatACTACATTCACTTATAAT encodes:
- the LOC123923609 gene encoding DNA repair protein RAD51 homolog A-like isoform X1, with product MGFVLERKKKELEEKGKVEIMRKSYKDSLKTLEADIHFANTLFALMIIDSATALYRTDFSGRVELSARQMHLAKFPRSLQKLADEFGVAVVLTNQVVSQVDGSAMFARPQVKPIGGNIMAHATTTRLALRKGRGEERICKVISSPCLAEAEARFQILGEGVSDVKD
- the LOC123923609 gene encoding DNA repair protein RAD51 homolog A-like isoform X2, with the protein product MGFVLERKKKELEEKGKVEIMRKSYKDSLKTLEADIHFANTLATALYRTDFSGRVELSARQMHLAKFPRSLQKLADEFGVAVVLTNQVVSQVDGSAMFARPQVKPIGGNIMAHATTTRLALRKGRGEERICKVISSPCLAEAEARFQILGEGVSDVKD
- the LOC123923609 gene encoding DNA repair protein RAD51 homolog A-like isoform X3; this encodes MGFVLERKKKELEEKGKVEIMRKSYKDSLKTLEADIHFANTLTDFSGRVELSARQMHLAKFPRSLQKLADEFGVAVVLTNQVVSQVDGSAMFARPQVKPIGGNIMAHATTTRLALRKGRGEERICKVISSPCLAEAEARFQILGEGVSDVKD
- the LOC123923609 gene encoding DNA repair protein RAD51 homolog A-like isoform X5; amino-acid sequence: MGFVLERKKKELEEKGKVEIMRKSYKDSLKTLEADIHFANTLTDFSGRVELSARQMHLAKFPRSLQKLADEVDGSAMFARPQVKPIGGNIMAHATTTRLALRKGRGEERICKVISSPCLAEAEARFQILGEGVSDVKD
- the LOC123923609 gene encoding DNA repair protein RAD51 homolog A-like isoform X4; amino-acid sequence: MGFVLERKKKELEEKGKVEIMRKSYKDSLKTLEADIHFANTLFALMIIDSATALYRTDFSGRVELSARQMHLAKFPRSLQKLADEVDGSAMFARPQVKPIGGNIMAHATTTRLALRKGRGEERICKVISSPCLAEAEARFQILGEGVSDVKD
- the LOC123923609 gene encoding DNA repair protein RAD51 homolog A-like isoform X6 produces the protein MNFNLRRKRFALMIIDSATALYRTDFSGRVELSARQMHLAKFPRSLQKLADEFGVAVVLTNQVVSQVDGSAMFARPQVKPIGGNIMAHATTTRLALRKGRGEERICKVISSPCLAEAEARFQILGEGVSDVKD
- the LOC123923609 gene encoding DNA repair protein RAD51 homolog A-like isoform X7, whose amino-acid sequence is MNFNLRRKRTDFSGRVELSARQMHLAKFPRSLQKLADEFGVAVVLTNQVVSQVDGSAMFARPQVKPIGGNIMAHATTTRLALRKGRGEERICKVISSPCLAEAEARFQILGEGVSDVKD